One Deinococcus aquaedulcis genomic window carries:
- a CDS encoding cytochrome c-type biogenesis protein, translating to MRAALPLLLSLGLLGGALAAPALTPSQEARAVAIQKNLRCPLCDTGESIADSRSDISIKMRESVREQVAAGRTDGDIYVYFSQRYGNFVLLDPPKTGRNLLLWGTPLLALAAGAGVLWGVLRRGRATAAKAGPEPETAFDPYLAQVQRDTRARGPE from the coding sequence GTGAGGGCGGCCCTTCCCCTGCTGCTGAGCCTGGGCCTGCTGGGCGGCGCGCTGGCTGCCCCGGCGCTGACCCCCTCCCAGGAAGCGCGCGCCGTGGCCATCCAGAAAAACTTGCGCTGCCCGCTGTGCGACACGGGCGAGTCCATTGCCGATTCGCGCTCGGACATCAGCATCAAGATGCGTGAATCGGTGCGCGAGCAGGTGGCCGCCGGGCGCACCGACGGCGATATCTACGTGTATTTCTCGCAGCGCTACGGCAACTTCGTTCTGCTGGACCCGCCCAAGACGGGGCGCAACCTCCTGCTGTGGGGCACGCCGTTGCTGGCCCTGGCGGCGGGCGCGGGCGTGCTGTGGGGCGTGCTGCGCCGGGGCCGCGCCACGGCCGCCAAAGCGGGGCCCGAACCAGAGACGGCCTTTGACCCCTACCTGGCGCAGGTGCAGCGCGACACCCGTGCCCGGGGGCCCGAATGA
- a CDS encoding TlpA family protein disulfide reductase, producing the protein MSEPAPAPTSAPLWRRLLPPAIAFALVAALAAALLSPSRGATTGGPLVGKPAPAFTLQSLDGVPVSLESLKGRPVVLNFWASWCGPCRAEAPLLRELSERQGAGQGLAVIGILFNETSEKNARDFIREYALAYPNLKDPGLDTGVNYGVSGIPETVFVDAGGVVRHMDRGGLTHEKLNAGLKAIGVPGL; encoded by the coding sequence ATGAGCGAACCCGCCCCTGCCCCAACCTCCGCGCCCCTGTGGCGCCGACTGCTGCCCCCGGCCATTGCCTTTGCCCTGGTGGCCGCGCTGGCCGCCGCCCTCCTGAGCCCGTCCCGGGGCGCCACCACGGGCGGCCCTCTGGTGGGCAAGCCCGCCCCCGCCTTTACCCTGCAGAGCCTGGACGGCGTGCCAGTCAGCCTGGAAAGCCTCAAGGGGCGCCCGGTGGTCCTGAACTTCTGGGCCTCGTGGTGCGGGCCCTGCCGGGCCGAGGCGCCGCTGCTGCGCGAACTCAGTGAACGCCAGGGCGCGGGGCAGGGGCTAGCGGTGATCGGCATTCTGTTCAACGAGACCAGTGAGAAAAACGCCCGCGACTTTATCCGCGAGTACGCCCTGGCCTACCCCAACCTGAAAGACCCGGGGCTGGACACGGGCGTGAACTACGGCGTCTCTGGCATCCCTGAAACGGTGTTTGTGGACGCCGGGGGCGTGGTGCGCCACATGGACCGGGGCGGCCTGACCCACGAGAAGCTGAACGCGGGCCTGAAGGCCATTGGGGTGCCCGGTCTGTGA
- a CDS encoding heme lyase CcmF/NrfE family subunit, translating to MLNLITFDGGAAAPLGQLSLLGALLFCLAGLGLALLGGVTRDARAVEAARRATWAVFALVSLGTLVLLFALLRDDMSVRYVAEHSMRASPTWIKVTGLWGALEGSILLWAWLLAGFTFILSLTLRRDALRPWALGTMFVSLLFFVGVCATVASPFTPLAAIPADGRGPNPALQNHWMMAVHPVLLYLGFVGLSVPFAYAVAALVTGRLSDHWVVVTRRWTLVAWTFLTAAIVAGGWWSYETLGWGGYWAWDPVENASFIPWLLTTAFLHSIQIQERRGLMRSWNVWLIVLAYASTVLGTFLNRSGIVQSVHAFAGGPVGPVFLGFLALLLVLGTLLAAWRAPRLRDDAEPPAALSREGAFLAGNWLFVVFAVMVLVGTLFPTLVEAVQGRRDASVGPAFYNAFAIPLGLGLLLLMGVGPLLPWRRAEGQGLWRALWPLLAAGLGAAAVAFLLGIRHPGVLATVGLGAYNLLGLGLLTARAAKQAGGLGATLRAQPRRYGAYLAHIGLVVLALGLAGSGTYRRDAQVTLNLGQPVQVLAERLELTAIRQETRPDGRSVVAHVRIDGEPFRARMNTYIQGGDTPFPAPAVRYRFTGDTYLVVTKTDPKGQWASVRLIESPLVSWLWWGTVLICLGASLTLVNPARPVRAAAPRLAPATD from the coding sequence GTGCTGAACCTGATCACCTTTGACGGGGGCGCCGCCGCCCCCCTGGGCCAGCTGAGCCTGCTGGGCGCGCTGCTGTTCTGTCTGGCGGGCCTGGGGCTGGCACTACTGGGCGGCGTGACCCGCGACGCCCGCGCCGTGGAAGCCGCCCGGCGCGCCACCTGGGCGGTGTTTGCGCTGGTGTCGCTGGGCACCCTGGTGCTGCTCTTTGCCCTGCTGCGCGACGACATGAGCGTGCGCTACGTGGCCGAACACTCCATGCGCGCCTCGCCCACCTGGATCAAGGTGACCGGGCTGTGGGGGGCGCTGGAAGGCAGCATTCTGCTGTGGGCGTGGCTGCTGGCCGGCTTTACCTTCATCCTCAGCCTGACGCTGCGCCGCGACGCCCTGCGGCCCTGGGCGCTGGGCACCATGTTTGTCAGCCTGCTGTTCTTCGTGGGGGTGTGCGCCACGGTGGCCTCGCCCTTTACCCCGCTGGCGGCCATTCCCGCCGATGGGCGCGGCCCCAACCCCGCGCTGCAGAACCACTGGATGATGGCCGTTCACCCCGTGCTGCTATATCTGGGCTTCGTGGGACTGTCGGTACCGTTTGCCTACGCGGTGGCCGCGCTGGTGACGGGGCGCCTCTCGGACCACTGGGTGGTGGTCACCCGGCGCTGGACGCTGGTGGCCTGGACCTTCCTGACCGCCGCGATTGTGGCGGGCGGCTGGTGGAGCTACGAAACGCTGGGCTGGGGCGGCTACTGGGCCTGGGACCCGGTGGAAAATGCCTCCTTTATTCCCTGGCTGCTGACCACCGCGTTCCTGCACTCCATTCAGATTCAGGAGCGCCGGGGCCTGATGCGCTCGTGGAACGTGTGGCTGATCGTGCTGGCCTACGCCAGCACGGTGCTGGGCACCTTTCTGAACCGTTCAGGCATCGTGCAGAGTGTGCACGCCTTTGCGGGCGGGCCGGTGGGGCCGGTGTTCCTGGGCTTTCTGGCGCTGCTGCTGGTGCTGGGCACGCTGCTGGCCGCGTGGCGCGCGCCCCGGCTGCGCGACGACGCCGAACCGCCCGCTGCGCTCAGCCGCGAAGGGGCCTTTCTGGCCGGCAACTGGCTCTTTGTGGTCTTTGCCGTGATGGTGCTGGTGGGCACGCTGTTTCCCACGCTGGTAGAAGCCGTGCAGGGTCGGCGCGACGCCAGCGTGGGCCCGGCCTTTTACAACGCCTTTGCCATCCCCCTGGGCCTGGGCCTGCTGCTGCTGATGGGCGTGGGCCCCCTGCTGCCCTGGCGCCGCGCCGAAGGCCAGGGCCTGTGGCGTGCGCTGTGGCCCCTGCTGGCCGCTGGGCTGGGCGCGGCTGCTGTGGCTTTCCTGCTGGGCATCCGCCACCCCGGCGTACTGGCGACCGTGGGCCTGGGTGCCTACAACCTGCTGGGCCTGGGCCTGCTGACCGCACGCGCGGCCAAGCAGGCGGGCGGCCTGGGGGCCACCCTGCGCGCCCAGCCCCGGCGGTACGGCGCGTACTTGGCCCACATTGGCCTGGTGGTGCTGGCGCTGGGACTGGCGGGCAGCGGCACCTACCGCCGCGACGCCCAGGTCACCCTGAACCTAGGGCAACCCGTGCAGGTGCTGGCCGAGCGGCTGGAACTGACCGCCATTCGCCAGGAGACCCGCCCCGACGGCCGCTCCGTGGTGGCGCACGTGCGCATTGACGGCGAACCCTTCCGCGCGCGCATGAACACCTATATCCAGGGCGGCGACACCCCGTTTCCCGCGCCCGCCGTGCGCTACCGCTTCACGGGCGACACCTATCTGGTGGTTACCAAGACCGACCCCAAGGGACAGTGGGCCAGCGTGCGCCTGATCGAAAGCCCGCTGGTGTCGTGGCTGTGGTGGGGCACGGTGCTGATCTGCCTGGGCGCCAGCCTGACCCTGGTGAACCCCGCGCGCCCGGTCCGCGCCGCCGCGCCCCGCCTGGCCCCCGCCACCGACTAG
- the ccmE gene encoding cytochrome c maturation protein CcmE, translated as MSAPLSPLPRARVRRRNPWPPVLGVAALAALVGAIAFGNLNQSLEYFVTPTEYQQQRAELQGRPIRIGGLVRNAKYDPQTLNLRFVVSDGGASFPVQYTGAVSDLFKENQGVVVRGQFQGETFHASELVVKHSEEYNVPKTQAELKDMLKTAP; from the coding sequence TTGAGTGCGCCCCTTTCGCCGCTGCCCCGGGCCCGCGTTCGCCGCCGCAACCCCTGGCCCCCGGTGCTGGGGGTCGCCGCCCTGGCGGCCCTGGTGGGCGCCATCGCTTTTGGCAACCTGAACCAGAGCCTGGAATACTTTGTCACCCCCACCGAGTACCAGCAGCAGCGCGCCGAGTTGCAGGGCCGCCCTATCCGCATTGGCGGGCTGGTGAGGAACGCCAAGTACGACCCGCAGACCCTGAACCTGCGTTTCGTGGTGTCGGACGGCGGGGCCAGCTTTCCGGTGCAGTACACCGGAGCAGTCAGCGACCTGTTCAAGGAAAACCAGGGCGTCGTGGTGCGCGGCCAGTTTCAGGGCGAGACCTTTCACGCCTCGGAACTGGTGGTCAAGCACTCCGAGGAATACAACGTGCCCAAAACCCAGGCCGAACTCAAGGACATGCTCAAGACTGCCCCCTGA
- the ccmD gene encoding heme exporter protein CcmD: MDKYAWYVIVTYAASFGVLAGYLLWLWRRLSTLRGEDHREAPR, encoded by the coding sequence GTGGATAAGTACGCCTGGTACGTGATCGTGACCTACGCGGCCTCTTTTGGGGTGCTGGCCGGCTACCTGCTGTGGCTGTGGCGGCGCCTGAGTACCCTGCGCGGCGAGGACCACCGGGAGGCGCCCCGTTGA
- the ccsA gene encoding cytochrome c biogenesis protein CcsA, giving the protein MKRDLTTTLLGAATLVSVLAVLGLGLSAPLDANQGSLVRLMFVHVPTAWLSYLAYGGTGLFGLLYLWQRRRHWDRLAMASAEIGVLFTLATIVGGMLWAKPTWGTYWVWDARLTTTALSLVIYGGYLLIRSLIDDPDKRARVSAVVGIVGTLYVPVNYMAVEWWRGVHQTQTLTLLGKIQWKAEAVYLPTLLFSVFAFTVLYVYLLRLRGILAARQEAREERELMNDLAGMEVARG; this is encoded by the coding sequence ATGAAACGAGACCTCACGACGACCCTGCTGGGCGCGGCCACCCTGGTCAGCGTGCTGGCGGTGCTGGGCCTGGGCCTCAGCGCGCCACTGGACGCCAACCAGGGCTCGCTGGTGCGGCTGATGTTTGTGCATGTGCCCACCGCGTGGCTGAGTTACCTCGCCTACGGCGGCACCGGGCTGTTTGGCCTGCTGTACCTGTGGCAGCGCCGCCGCCACTGGGACCGCCTGGCGATGGCCAGCGCCGAGATTGGCGTGCTGTTTACCCTGGCGACCATCGTGGGCGGGATGCTGTGGGCCAAGCCCACCTGGGGCACCTACTGGGTCTGGGACGCCCGCCTGACCACCACCGCCCTGAGCCTCGTGATCTACGGCGGCTACCTCCTGATCCGCTCCCTGATCGACGACCCGGACAAGCGGGCGCGCGTGTCGGCGGTGGTGGGCATTGTGGGCACCCTGTACGTGCCGGTGAACTACATGGCCGTGGAATGGTGGCGCGGCGTGCACCAGACCCAGACTTTGACCCTGCTGGGCAAGATTCAGTGGAAGGCCGAAGCCGTCTACCTGCCCACGCTGCTGTTCTCGGTCTTTGCTTTTACGGTGCTGTACGTGTACCTGCTGCGGCTGCGCGGCATTCTGGCCGCCCGCCAGGAAGCGCGCGAGGAACGCGAACTGATGAACGACCTGGCTGGCATGGAGGTGGCCCGTGGATAA